TGGGAGAAGCCATTGAAGATAAGAGGAAGAAGGTGAGTTGGAACGATTTTCTTAAACCACTGGTGGGAAAGTCTGATGATATACGCACAGATAAATTGAATATATAGGGGAAATAATTTTGGGGATAGTAGGGTTAATTGAAAGATGGTGGTATTTAATGGAGAATTGGAACATTTGGAAGAAATTCAAAAGTATCGTTTTGTATTCCTGAAGCAATTGAATGTTGGATACAAAAGCAGTGAATATACAGAATATGTTGTTTTCAAGGATATTTGAGAAGCGACGTTTCCTATTTTAAGGATAGAAGCTTAGTATTGCAATTGAAAGGTTTAGGGTtcaattaaatgaaaattaataaataaattgaataaggaaaataaaataaaaagtaacaaattgcaataaaataaatcaaaaatataCAAATGTATTTTACCAATTAAAATGTGACACATCAGACAACATTTAATGTCAAATGAATATGGTTGATTTATTCATCAAAATGACCGATTTAGCCATGAAATTTGAACGGTTTTAGTTATTTACTCAGAGGGCTTAAAGTGTAATTATCAGgtactttactttttatatattataatagataatagatgAACCATTCTTTAattgatattcaatatcatacgAATTATACATTTGATATCTTTTGACACTAAACAATGGACAACAGAGAAATATGATTATATAAATATGATCAAATAAAGGGTAGACGTTGTTCTCACATTATTTTCAATTTTGAAAGATAAACAGCTACAAAAACCACAATGTTATGAAACCATGGAAAATAAACTAAAATGAAATAAGTAAAAATACAATTGAGTATAAGTTTGACTTAAATGGTAAGTGTACTTGAATGAtgaacaacaacatcatattGAAAGAAACAACTAACAACATTAAACATGGTATATGATTTATGATAATAACATACACGATTctataaaaaaacataatttatcGTTGTTAAATAAGCATGCAGCAAGACGATAACAGATGGAAAGAGGTGGATTCAAGCAGCTTCGAAGCATAGGTTACTGTCGTTAAACGAAATCCATGCACCTCCGTTAAACTTGCAACCAACACCTCTGGACGACTGTGACACCCTCCCTATATATACAGTAATTTTAACAATAAAAGCAAATATAATGTTTAATAATGACTATTAAGTTGCCCTGtagaatttaatttaaataataatataaaaatgagaagctgaaaaaagaaagaatataagagagtagagattatagaagaagagggaagatgtatgtggaaaAGAAGGTGCGACAATGTTAtcagagatttgagaagattgggactgaaattatatgtgtaaggatgagaaaattgttcgtaatcataaggctaatgtataataggtttaagtttgggttaaatgtgagttaaggaaaatttaggttgtaacataatgcggtttgattcggtttagttcggtttataaaatacaaatcgcaaaccgaaccgaatcgTGCGGCtttattaaaaaatgacccaaactaatccgaaccaaatgcggttttttgcggtttcggtttggtttggtttggtttgcgtttttctattgggttggtttggttttgaacacccctagtcaTGTTGATATAATTTTATATAGCAGCTTACATGTTTGGTGATAAATGAATGAGGGAAAGgaataagttgtttgtttttatcattctaaacatttTTTGATTTTAAACATTATTTCAATCAATGTGTGTTAAGTAGCAAGATCGTAAACTCTACCTAAGAAGCAAAATTATGTGTGTTAAGTAGCTTTGCAAGAGTAAAGTCACCTGCAAGATCTTCAAAAAGTTGTGTTCATCTTAATCTTTCTTTCTACAAATAAAACCGCAAAATCGGAAATGTATAACTGAGATTTTTTTCTGTAACAATAGAGATAAGATATAAGCATAAAAAGTAGAAAATAATCCAATGCGATAGCATAACTTTTTTACATATCAAGATCGATCTCAGTAGAATTAGTTTCCTGAACTCAATCTGAATACCATCAAACTCTATCTTGAATCTATCTTTGGAGCTTGCATAAATCATCTTGACTGCAATACACAATAAAACACCAGGATTGATAGACAGTGAAAAAGAAGATACATAGTAGACTGATGATTgcaatgaaaaaaaagaaacgcAAGCCCAAATTGCCTTGTTTTGGGACTCATTCAACTCATATGACAACCTTTGATATGTTTCATCATCCCTAATAACATTAATCATCGGAGAAAAATAATCACAATCTTCCTCAACCTACACGAATCCATACATTCATTAGTTGTACAATTTTATTTATTACTGATATGTATAATTTCAAACACAAAATCAAATCCttaatataaaaacaactttCTTACCACATCAGTAACACATAAAATCTTCTTGATCAGCTTTGAATCTCCATTCATATGCAGAGCATTCCATGTTCCTCTATTAGGGGTTTTATTAGTCAGGAACATAATAAACAAAGACTTTTTCCCCATTTCATCAACGTCAAGGTCTTTAGAAGCAATCTTTTATGCAACATGATTATTAACTACCTTCAATTCTTCCTTCAGTGAAGCAATCTCATTTTCCAAGCCTTTTGCACTCGATTTCGCTTCATCAAGTAGTCTCTCAAATCCAACCACATGCAAAATGCTCTGTTTATGCAACATTTTGACTTTCAACAAAACCTCCCTTAAAAAATAATCTTCTTTTAGCATTTTGAACTGCAAGCAAATGCAACTCGTTACTTAAATACTACCTAGATCCCCAATAGAACATAAGTTTTGCATATAGAATATGATTTTGATTATAGAAATTCAGTTAGATCTAAGGCTTCATAATCACATATTTGAGAAATATTGGTACCTTCAATTTATGTCTTCCTTTGTTTCTTTCTTGTAAGATCTGGACTATTTTCCGGCGAGGTTTGGTGAAGCATTTGAGGCGCGCACATCGTGTGTTTTCGACGAATTAAAGGGTGCTTCACGGTGTCATAGAGCAGAGCTTTTAGGACCATCGACAACGGCGAATGAAGATAGATAGCATAGAAGGTCAAGATTTCAGAGAGAGTTTTTGACTGAGATGAAGGTGAGCTTGTTCAAAGGTTGAGACATAGTGAGAGAGTGAGGTTGAAAGAATATtagatttttattgaaaagaagcAGAATATAATCAAAAGAAGTAAAGCTGAGAAATAGAGTGTAGCATAGATGGTTCCCAATGTGACCTTTCACTACTCAATGCATTGAGGGGAGTGAAAGGTTCATTGAGCCAAGAAAAAGCAAGTAATGTCACGTGATTTTTCAGTTGTGTCTAGAATTATGTTTCTCACACAATATTAAAGTGTAatagttatttaaattttaaaaaattaaacatttaatATAAAATGCCCGTAATAAatgaaaatgatatttaaaaaaagagtgaagacccattttggtccctcacaaatgttacacgagtcaaattagtccctcacaaaaaaattgacccaacttaatccctaacaaaatttaaccggatcatattagtccttcttataatatttttcttaaatcggttttttcctacttctaaatcggttcttttcatacttttaaaccgtgactggaccgacacgttggattttatttttattttttaaatacaaaattaatttttatatttaatttcatttttaaactgttatcaatgaataatatcaaaaaagccaaaattgtttcttataaagtaatttttaaacaagtaatttccatgatttctactaatattatcaaattctatacataaatttttatctatgaggtctcaaatccaagtcccttcagattaaatgattttcactttacaactagacaaatcaatttctatcgttaataaattgactatcatttacaactagaaaaatcaatttctattgttagtaaagtgactattatttacaacaagacaaatcaatttctatttttaataaagtgactatcatttacaactacacaaatcaatttctattgttagtaaagtgactatcatttacaactagacaaatcaatttctattgttaataaagtgattatcatttacaactagacaaatcaatttctatggtTAGTaaatgactatcaataacaactagacaaatcaatttctattgttagtaaaatgactatcatttacaaatagacaaatcaatttctattgtattaaattaactgtcatttaatctgaagggacttaggttcgagaccatattgatacaaattttgtattttgtattttaaatttagaattgtttaagattaaccacataGGCCTGAGTTCAACTACTTATAAGAAATTTTTTTGGCTTttctatattattaatttatacttgtttaaaaatgaaattaaaaataaaaatcaatttaatatttaaaaaatgaaaaatgaataaaattcaacgtggcagtccagtcacagtttaaaactaagaaaaaaccggtttgaaaaaaatattaacagaaggactaatatgatccggttaaattttataaaggattaaattgggtctattttattgtgagggactaatttgactcgtgtgatatttgtgagggaccaaaatgggtcttcactcttaaaaaaataaaaataaaataaaatattgagtTATAAATGCCCGTAAGAAATGCCAAATAAATAATAGTGAGCTATTTTGCAAAAAGACAACTTTATCCATGGAATAAGATCAGATTTAGTTGTTGGAATGTAATTTTCAGACATTCTCAGTGacacataataaaaaaaaattactaaaaaataatttaaagataATTATAGTAATGTTTCTATTAGTAGTATATGTTAAAATACAGGTCCGGCCCCAACCAGGTGCAGGCAGTGCTACTGCACTGGGCCTCACAATCCTGGTGGCCCAAtgtttaatattactattaaacaaatatataaaaaaataaaacattaaaagaAATGAAAAGCAAAAGTACAAGTCTCTCACCTCTTGGCTCTTTCTATGATCCTCTCTTTCTCTATCAGTATTATAACAACACAACACTTCAGCAAGCaacgataaaaaaaataaagaaaatcaaaCTCTGTCAACAAGAGAACAACACCGCCATCGCCGTTCATTGAAACGCCGCTGTAACAAAACTCCAAACCGTAGTGAAACACCGCACTGAAACCACCGTCTTATGAAGTTATGaggtacattttttatttttgttcttttctttaattttttcaaattctCTTCTTATGGTATTGATTTATTGTAAaactaaatgataaaataaaatgaatatatgGACTATAGTCATAGAATTTTGGTTGTTTTGTATTTTGTTTCATAGAGTTTTAGTCTTTTAGACAAACCTAATTACCAAAATATGGGGTTGTTTTGTAATTTATTTCATAGAGTTTTAGAAAAACCTAATTAGTAATTACCTAAATATGGATTTGTTTTATAttgagaagaagagagattattTCTTAATTGATTTTGTGTTGGTGTTGTTACTGTTATACTATGTTGGCTGAGACTTTGAGTGTTGTGATGTAAAATGTAAAGTATGTTTTAATTGAAAGTTGAATATTCTTAATTTATTTTGGCTGAGACTTGAGTGCAATGAAAGAATTTTGGTATGTTTTTTGGtatgttttatttaaaacaaatttatactttttatttttatttaagttttgttctaattttcttaatttaatttattttaggaaCTTAATTTCACAACGGGACTGTCAATAGACGATTGCCGGTAAATACTATGGTCTACGGAATTGATCTTCAGCTGACACATTAAACATAGTGAGAAATTTCAGGTTTTTTTACTATGCCTCCTAAGATGCCTCCTAAGAATAGAAAGTATGAATGTGGAAATGATAAGCGtaggaaaaagaaaatattgaagAGTTAGTTAAATCTCAAGCGGGAGCTCTTGATAAATTTTTAACTAAAGAACcacaagtttcaaatgaaaatgtTGATAATATTGAAGTTGAAATTCTTGATAGTGTGACCATTGAAAATGATAATCTTGATGGTGTGGCCATTGAAAATGATAATCTTGATAGTGTGCCTATTGAAAATGATAATCTTGATAATATTCCTATTGAAAATGATAGTCTTGATAATATGCTTATTGTCGAGGaagttaataatgatgatgatgataatcttGAGGaagttaataatgatgatgataatattGATTATGATATATTTGATCCAAGAAATTGggatcgtcttcaacctcaactAATTGATTTATTAGTTGTGAAAGGTCCTAAAAGAGATAATTCTATTTCAAAGGGTCCTAAAGATAGTTTGAATAGACGTTTTACGGCTAATTTGTATACTAGAGCTTTAGCAAATGGAGAGATGTGTGATAGAGATTGGCTTGTTTATTCGAAAGAGCTTGATagattattttgtttttgttgtaaggtTTTTAAAAATGGTATTGGTAAGGGACAATTAGCAAATGAGGGTTATAGTGATTGGGTACATGTTGGTGCAAGAATTAAAGAGCATGAGTTAGGCATGGAACATGTTAAAAATATGACTACTTGGTATGAGTATCGTCAAAGGCTGCAAACATTTCAAACTATTGATAAAACGACTCAAAGATTAATTGAGAAAGAAAAGGTTCATtggaaaaatgttttaaaaagagTTATTTCAATAGTGAAATTTCTAGCTAAACATAATTTGGCCTTTCGTGGTTCTCAAGAGAAATTGTACGAAGATAGCAATGGAAACTTTTTGGGTTTGATTGAAATGTTAGCTGAATTTGACCCAATCATCCAAGAACATGTTCGACATGTTACAACTCAAAAAGTTCACGTTCATTATCTTGGGCATAAAATACAAAATGAGTTGATTGCATTGCTTGGTTCTGCAATTAAACTTGAAATCATTAGAAAAATCAAACAAGCAAAAAGTATTTCTCTGTGATACTTGATTGTACTCCTGATGTTAGTCACCAAGAGCAGATGTCTTTGATAATAAGATATGTGAATATTTCTTCAGCTTCTGTTAGCATTGAGGAATCCTTTTTAGGATTTTTGAATGTGAATGATACAACTAGTCAAGGGCTCTTTGATGTTTGAAAGATAATGTAAAAGGATTGACTCCAAAATCATTGTCTTCCACTCGTTGGGAGAGTCGTGTAGAAAGTGTCAAAGCTATAAGAACTCAAATGTTAGATTTTAGAGAAGTTTACTTGAAGTGTCTGAAAATGATCTTGATCCTTAAATACGAAATGAAGCTAAATCATTAGCAACAAATGAGCttggtgattttgagtttttgatAGCTATAATAATTTGGTTTGAAATATTATCTGCAATAAATTATGTTAGCAAGATTTTACAGGAAAAAGATATGCTTATTGATGTTGCTATGAAAAAAATAAAGGAGTTGATTTCATATTTTGAGAATTATAGAGAAACCGGTTTTCATAAGGCATTGGTTAATGCTAAGGAAATTGCGGTTGAATTGAATATCACTCCTACATTTCCTCAAAGGcgtataattaaaagaaaaagacaaTTTGATGAGAATTTGAATGCCCCAATAGTTGAGCTATCTGAAGAGGAATCTTTCAggattaattattttctttacctTGTTGATCAAGCTGTTGTTTCTCTTAATAAGAGATTTGAGCAATACCAAGAGTATGAAAGTATTTTTGGTTTCTTGTTTACTTCTCACAAGTTACAATCATTGGATGATGCAACTTTGAAGTCTTGTTGTAGTAACTTTGAACGGGTATTGAAACACAATGAACAATCTGATATTGATGGAAATGAATTTTTTGCAGAGTTAAAGTTACTTAGAGAAATGTTGCCTGAAGAAATCATAACacctattaatatattattattttcgaaAGGCTTGGATTGTTTTACTAATACAGTTATTGCATATAGAATTTTATTGACTATTCctgaaagaagtttttcaaaattGAAGTTGTTAAAGACTTACTTGCGGTCTACCATGTCACAAGAAAGATTTAATGGATTGACAACAATAGCAGTTGAAAATGATATTTTGGAAACTATAAAATATGAAGACTTGATCGATGAATTTGCTTCGAAAAGTGTTCGCAGGATGGCTCTTTTTAAGTAGCTACATACGTTCAGTGGTAAGAAATGATGTTTATAATTTAGATAATATTTTGAGCATTTTGGTACTTCCTTGATTaacgtataattt
The Vicia villosa cultivar HV-30 ecotype Madison, WI linkage group LG6, Vvil1.0, whole genome shotgun sequence genome window above contains:
- the LOC131614186 gene encoding uncharacterized protein LOC131614186, yielding MKLKDIKEKVQKKWNVGVNKTKAIRARFAAKDMVDGSFLGDYARVYDYALELLRSNLGSTVKEKENIEELVKSQAGALDKFLTKEPQVSNENVDNIEVEILDSVTIENDNLDGVAIENDNLDSVPIENDNLDNIPIENDSLDNMLIVEEVNNDDDDNLEEVNNDDDNIDYDIFDPRNWDRLQPQLIDLLVVKGPKRDNSISKGPKDSLNRRFTANLYTRALANGEMCDRDWLVYSKELDRLFCFCCKVFKNGIGKGQLANEGYSDWVHVGARIKEHELGMEHVKNMTTWYEYRQRLQTFQTIDKTTQRLIEKEKVHWKNVLKRVISIVKFLAKHNLAFRGSQEKLYEDSNGNFLGLIEMLAEFDPIIQEHVRHVTTQKVHVHYLGHKIQNELIALLGSAIKLEIIRKIKQAKSISL
- the LOC131614187 gene encoding uncharacterized protein LOC131614187, yielding MLIDVAMKKIKELISYFENYRETGFHKALVNAKEIAVELNITPTFPQRRIIKRKRQFDENLNAPIVELSEEESFRINYFLYLVDQAVVSLNKRFEQYQEYESIFGFLFTSHKLQSLDDATLKSCCSNFERVLKHNEQSDIDGNEFFAELKLLREMLPEEIITPINILLFSKGLDCFTNTFFKIEVVKDLLAVYHVTRKI